A window of Marinilabiliales bacterium contains these coding sequences:
- a CDS encoding TldD/PmbA family protein: MKKPVRTIPRRKFLEMSMKGGLLVAATPALMNQLISCSPAVNGGPGLDTDKSVLDKVIAKALAQGGEFADVYLENRISRQIIMEESLFRSGLYGIRQGAGVRVVVGDKTGFAYTDEITEENLMRAAEVASYIARNTDTITPVNIAGAERESFITVEQPLNQIADERRIEIMERANQAAMDYDPRIRMAKIDYYDQTRGRVIANSEGLYLRDELPLMFFIVETMGDDGTNRHMSRERISEHAGFEMFERNTPESVARRAARESIAMLGAEDAPAGMMDVVMENGWGGVLIHEAVGHPLEADNIARGIGAFTGKVGQKVATEHFTMVDDGTIPHMRGTINYDDEGTQAQRNVLIENGVLLGYMTDILSANQLDMKRTGNGRRETFRHIPIPRMTNTFIENGNDKPADILASTKSGLYVQSLSGGSVNPVTGVFNFTCREAYLIENGKKTTPVKGATLIGSCMGVISNIDAVGDDLDFGPGICGKGGQSAEVTAGQPTLRIRGINVGGSRV, translated from the coding sequence ATGAAGAAACCCGTTAGAACCATTCCAAGAAGGAAATTTCTGGAGATGAGCATGAAAGGGGGACTGCTGGTAGCTGCCACACCCGCCCTTATGAACCAGCTTATCTCCTGCAGTCCCGCCGTGAACGGTGGACCGGGACTCGATACAGACAAGTCGGTTCTCGACAAGGTAATTGCAAAGGCACTGGCCCAGGGAGGTGAGTTTGCCGATGTTTACCTGGAGAACCGGATATCAAGACAGATCATAATGGAGGAGTCGCTTTTCAGGAGCGGCCTTTACGGTATAAGGCAGGGCGCCGGGGTAAGGGTCGTTGTTGGCGACAAGACCGGGTTTGCCTATACCGATGAGATCACAGAGGAGAACCTGATGAGGGCGGCCGAGGTGGCCTCCTACATTGCCCGCAACACCGACACCATCACTCCCGTGAACATCGCAGGAGCCGAACGTGAATCGTTTATTACGGTGGAGCAGCCGCTGAACCAGATTGCCGACGAGAGGCGGATCGAGATCATGGAGAGAGCCAACCAGGCTGCCATGGACTATGACCCGCGCATAAGGATGGCAAAGATTGATTATTACGACCAGACAAGGGGCAGGGTTATCGCCAACAGCGAGGGACTGTACCTTCGCGATGAGCTGCCGCTCATGTTCTTTATCGTTGAGACAATGGGCGACGACGGCACCAACAGGCACATGTCGCGCGAGCGTATCAGCGAGCATGCAGGATTTGAGATGTTTGAAAGAAACACCCCCGAGTCTGTCGCCCGGCGGGCGGCCAGGGAATCGATCGCCATGCTGGGAGCAGAAGATGCACCGGCCGGCATGATGGATGTGGTAATGGAGAACGGCTGGGGCGGAGTGCTCATTCATGAAGCGGTGGGGCATCCGCTGGAGGCCGACAATATCGCCAGGGGAATAGGTGCATTTACCGGCAAGGTTGGACAGAAAGTGGCCACCGAGCACTTCACAATGGTCGATGACGGTACCATACCCCACATGCGGGGCACCATCAACTACGATGATGAGGGGACACAGGCCCAGCGCAACGTTCTCATCGAAAACGGCGTTCTCCTGGGTTACATGACCGACATCCTGAGCGCCAATCAGCTTGACATGAAACGTACAGGCAACGGCCGCAGGGAAACATTCAGGCACATTCCCATACCGAGAATGACCAACACCTTCATAGAGAATGGCAACGACAAACCTGCCGATATACTGGCCTCGACAAAAAGCGGACTCTATGTACAGAGCCTAAGTGGCGGAAGCGTGAACCCGGTAACCGGTGTTTTCAACTTCACCTGCCGTGAGGCCTACCTCATCGAGAACGGTAAAAAAACAACCCCCGTCAAGGGGGCTACCCTCATAGGATCATGCATGGGAGTAATTTCCAATATCGATGCCGTGGGTGACGACCTCGATTTCGGACCAGGCATTTGCGGGAAGGGCGGACAGTCGGCCGAAGTAACGGCCGGACAGCCAACACTCCGTATCAGGGGAATCAATGTAGGCGGAAGCCGCGTATAA
- a CDS encoding DUF2797 domain-containing protein codes for MATYTGNIRKMRSALTDPVSYSLPFGEENADMNVLIGSELSLEYLGEIHCIGCGRKTSKSFAQGYCYPCLLNSPETDKCILHPELCEAHKGISRDMKWSEKHCLQEHIVYLSDTTGLKVGVTRFSQVPTRWIDQGATRAVRIARAPDRYTAGTIEVFLKDHFRDKTNWRNMLMNRQAEKPDLAQEKRRASAILEERFGRYLVDDNEVTSVNFPVREYPLKIVSLTFDKTPEIRGTLTGIKGQYLLLDGGRVLNIRKHNGYKVRMVTA; via the coding sequence ATGGCTACCTATACCGGCAACATAAGAAAGATGAGATCGGCGCTGACCGATCCGGTCTCCTATTCTCTCCCTTTCGGGGAAGAGAACGCCGATATGAATGTTCTTATAGGCAGCGAGCTGTCGCTCGAATACCTGGGAGAGATCCACTGCATTGGCTGCGGACGGAAAACCAGCAAATCATTCGCACAGGGATACTGCTATCCCTGCCTTCTCAATTCTCCCGAAACCGATAAATGTATTCTGCACCCCGAGCTTTGCGAGGCCCACAAGGGGATATCGCGCGACATGAAATGGTCGGAAAAGCACTGCCTGCAGGAACACATAGTCTACCTGTCAGATACTACCGGACTGAAAGTGGGTGTTACCAGGTTCTCCCAGGTCCCCACCAGGTGGATAGACCAGGGGGCCACACGGGCTGTCAGGATCGCCAGGGCGCCCGACCGTTATACCGCCGGCACCATCGAGGTGTTCCTTAAGGACCACTTCCGCGACAAGACAAACTGGCGCAACATGCTTATGAACAGGCAGGCCGAAAAGCCCGACCTGGCGCAGGAGAAACGCCGGGCATCAGCAATTCTTGAAGAGAGGTTCGGCCGTTACCTGGTTGACGACAATGAGGTCACCAGCGTTAACTTCCCCGTAAGGGAATACCCTTTAAAAATAGTTTCGCTCACATTCGATAAAACACCGGAGATAAGGGGCACGCTGACGGGAATAAAGGGCCAGTACCTGTTACTTGACGGGGGGAGGGTGCTGAACATCAGGAAACACAACGGATACAAGGTGCGGATGGTAACCGCCTGA